A region of Chloracidobacterium sp. DNA encodes the following proteins:
- a CDS encoding TMEM165/GDT1 family protein, whose translation MDWKIFGTAFLTLFLAELGDKTQLAVITMTASTESKISVFLGASLALITVTLLGVLLGGVLSEYVPTEWLQRIVAAAFIIIGVLMLLGKM comes from the coding sequence ATGGATTGGAAAATATTTGGAACGGCTTTCTTAACATTATTTTTGGCAGAGCTTGGCGACAAGACGCAGCTTGCCGTGATCACAATGACGGCGAGCACGGAATCCAAAATATCCGTGTTTCTCGGCGCGAGCCTTGCACTTATAACCGTTACTCTTTTGGGTGTGCTGCTCGGAGGGGTTTTGAGCGAATATGTTCCGACCGAGTGGCTTCAGCGGATCGTCGCGGCGGCATTTATCATCATCGGAGTGCTGATGCTTTTAGGCAAGATGTAA
- a CDS encoding amino acid permease codes for MANSLFRKKSIAQIQADAAAGLSDHLGDVGSGTEGTATLRRSLGVFDLTLMGIAAIIGAGIFAMVGKASYNGGPAVALLFVFTATACAFSALCYAEFASRIPVAGSAYTYAYASMGELIAWIIGWDLIVEYAIGNIAVAISWSDYFTGWLKGYGINIPLHFTMDFVTASRGYNAVQDAIAGGATVDVLTKACDAKDAVVNCGQVDGYLAWLNSPHIGSIPIVADIPALGIVVVITTLVYIGIRESKFASNIMTCLKIGIILLVIFLGLNYVNPSNWSPFAPNGIEGVLKGVSAVFFAYIGFDALSTTAEECKNPQRDLPIAMILSLVICTVLYIAIALVLTGMVSYTKLDVGDPLAFVFGPEGANMPWVAGIIAISAVIALATVFLVFQIGQPRLWMAMSRDGLLPKVFSSIHPKFKTPWFATIITGIVVAIPALFMNLTEVTDLASIGTLFAFVVVCAGVLFKDKEFKESGTRFVPYFNSQFSLPVILIAVFAVIYYFNPTFMSDFLTLTPEKGESLLAAFSHKIPLLIFYLTALVLVFLSLTKKLSLIPILGLLSCLYLMTELGVTNWLRFGIWLIVGLLVYAFYGYKNSHLSRVAQT; via the coding sequence ATGGCAAATTCTCTATTTCGCAAAAAGTCTATCGCTCAGATACAGGCCGACGCGGCCGCAGGATTGTCGGACCATTTAGGCGATGTCGGCAGCGGTACCGAAGGCACGGCGACGCTCCGCCGATCGCTTGGCGTGTTTGATCTGACATTGATGGGAATTGCCGCGATCATTGGAGCGGGAATTTTTGCAATGGTCGGTAAGGCATCGTATAACGGCGGCCCGGCTGTAGCTTTGTTGTTTGTATTTACAGCCACCGCATGTGCGTTCTCTGCACTTTGCTACGCAGAGTTTGCCTCGCGAATTCCGGTCGCGGGTTCGGCATATACATACGCTTATGCATCAATGGGCGAGCTTATCGCGTGGATCATCGGCTGGGACCTTATCGTAGAATACGCTATCGGCAACATCGCGGTCGCGATTTCGTGGAGCGATTATTTTACGGGCTGGTTAAAGGGATATGGTATCAACATTCCGCTGCATTTCACGATGGATTTTGTCACCGCGAGCCGTGGCTATAATGCCGTACAAGATGCAATTGCAGGAGGAGCAACGGTCGATGTTTTAACAAAAGCGTGTGACGCTAAGGACGCCGTTGTCAACTGCGGACAGGTCGATGGATATTTGGCGTGGCTCAATTCGCCGCACATCGGCTCGATACCGATTGTTGCCGACATTCCGGCGCTCGGCATCGTGGTTGTAATTACGACATTAGTCTATATCGGAATTCGCGAGTCGAAATTTGCGTCAAATATAATGACGTGCCTAAAGATCGGAATCATTCTGCTCGTGATTTTTCTCGGCCTCAATTACGTTAATCCTTCAAACTGGTCGCCATTTGCTCCGAACGGCATAGAAGGAGTGCTGAAGGGCGTTTCAGCAGTCTTTTTTGCGTACATCGGTTTTGACGCATTGTCCACGACCGCCGAAGAGTGTAAGAATCCTCAACGCGATCTGCCGATAGCGATGATCTTGTCGCTGGTGATCTGTACTGTTCTTTATATAGCGATCGCGCTGGTTCTGACGGGAATGGTCAGCTACACAAAGCTCGACGTCGGCGATCCGCTTGCGTTTGTTTTCGGCCCGGAAGGTGCGAATATGCCGTGGGTTGCGGGAATTATTGCCATAAGTGCAGTGATCGCTTTGGCAACAGTATTTCTGGTTTTCCAGATCGGCCAGCCGCGTTTGTGGATGGCGATGAGCCGCGACGGACTGCTGCCGAAAGTATTTTCTTCGATTCACCCAAAATTCAAAACTCCATGGTTTGCAACCATAATTACAGGCATCGTAGTAGCAATTCCCGCGTTATTTATGAACCTGACCGAGGTAACGGACCTAGCAAGCATCGGCACACTGTTTGCGTTTGTCGTAGTTTGTGCAGGCGTCTTGTTTAAAGATAAAGAGTTTAAGGAAAGTGGAACCAGGTTTGTGCCGTACTTCAATTCACAGTTCAGCTTACCGGTAATATTGATCGCAGTTTTTGCGGTAATTTATTATTTTAATCCGACTTTCATGAGCGATTTTCTAACACTGACTCCCGAGAAAGGAGAGTCATTGTTAGCGGCATTTTCTCATAAAATTCCGCTCTTGATCTTTTATTTAACTGCTCTTGTCCTTGTATTTCTAAGTTTGACCAAAAAGCTGTCGCTGATACCGATCTTGGGATTACTTTCGTGTCTTTACCTCATGACCGAACTCGGTGTGACAAACTGGCTGAGGTTCGGGATCTGGCTGATCGTTGGACTCCTTGTTTATGCATTCTACGGCTACAAAAACAGCCATCTCAGCCGTGTTGCTCAAACATAA
- a CDS encoding phosphoesterase, with protein MKLRILYHGNCFDGAASAAIFSKFYRAKVDENAEIAYTPTMHRAGNAFDRDQFDGDDNAIVDFKYCPDERLTWWFDHHQSAFLSPSDQEHFLADTSGKKFLDTTSKSCAEFIARIAKEKFDFEDESLAELIEWAHIIDGALYESPAQCVELRSSALKLMQVIEGEKDPAFVEQVIRYLTERSLDEIVESEEIQAKLTPILERHWNTVNLIKEHAQYERGVVRFDLTDTDIDGYNKFIPYYFYPETTYNVALTQSEFRTKISVGSNPWSPRPRTHNIAEICERYGGGGHAVVGAVSLKPDELDLGKKYMAEIIEELQFDE; from the coding sequence ATGAAACTTAGGATACTTTATCACGGCAACTGTTTTGACGGCGCGGCATCGGCAGCTATATTCAGCAAATTTTATCGTGCGAAAGTCGATGAGAATGCCGAGATCGCCTACACACCGACTATGCATCGCGCCGGAAATGCGTTTGACCGCGATCAGTTTGACGGTGACGATAATGCGATCGTCGATTTTAAATACTGCCCGGACGAACGGCTGACATGGTGGTTTGACCATCATCAATCGGCTTTTCTTTCGCCGTCGGACCAAGAGCATTTTCTTGCCGATACCTCGGGCAAAAAATTTCTTGATACGACAAGTAAATCATGCGCTGAGTTCATAGCTCGCATAGCAAAAGAAAAATTTGATTTCGAGGACGAATCGCTTGCCGAGCTTATCGAGTGGGCACACATTATCGACGGTGCTCTTTACGAATCGCCCGCACAATGCGTCGAGCTGCGTTCTTCTGCTTTGAAACTAATGCAGGTCATCGAAGGTGAAAAAGATCCGGCATTTGTCGAACAGGTAATCAGATATCTGACTGAAAGATCACTAGACGAGATCGTGGAAAGCGAGGAAATACAGGCAAAGCTCACGCCGATCCTCGAACGCCATTGGAACACGGTAAATCTGATCAAGGAACATGCCCAATACGAACGCGGCGTTGTTCGTTTTGATCTGACCGACACGGACATCGATGGTTACAACAAATTCATACCGTATTATTTTTATCCCGAAACGACCTACAATGTCGCTCTAACCCAAAGCGAGTTCCGCACGAAAATATCAGTCGGCTCAAACCCTTGGTCGCCGCGTCCGCGTACTCACAATATCGCCGAGATCTGCGAACGCTACGGCGGCGGCGGCCACGCCGTTGTCGGCGCAGTTTCACTGAAACCCGACGAACTCGACCTCGGCAAAAAATATATGGCTGAGATCATCGAAGAATTACAATTTGACGAATAA
- a CDS encoding GNAT family N-acetyltransferase: MNIRIATTNDIGSLVEFNRAMALETEGKRLDTEIVRPAVESIFEDKAKGFYVVADEDGEIAGALLVTYEWSDWRNAWWWWVQSVYIRPEARGKRIYSLLYDFVKTHAAATGNVYGIRLYVENENTHAQRVYEKLGMKQSPYKMYDEVL, from the coding sequence ATGAATATCAGAATCGCAACAACAAACGATATCGGCTCACTGGTCGAATTTAACAGGGCAATGGCCCTTGAAACCGAAGGGAAACGCCTGGATACGGAGATTGTCCGACCGGCGGTTGAGAGCATATTTGAGGATAAGGCAAAAGGATTCTATGTTGTTGCTGACGAGGATGGCGAGATAGCCGGAGCTCTACTCGTGACGTATGAATGGAGCGATTGGCGAAACGCATGGTGGTGGTGGGTTCAAAGCGTTTACATTCGCCCCGAAGCCCGCGGAAAGCGAATTTACAGCCTACTTTACGATTTCGTAAAGACACATGCCGCGGCGACAGGGAATGTTTACGGCATCCGGCTCTACGTTGAAAATGAAAACACGCACGCCCAACGCGTCTATGAAAAATTGGGCATGAAGCAGTCGCCATACAAGATGTATGACGAGGTATTATGA